One window of Fusobacterium polymorphum genomic DNA carries:
- a CDS encoding toxin-antitoxin system YwqK family antitoxin, which produces MKKIILLLFTLFNLLAYSAKTVDYQEVDKYIREKLDKNKEITFVYKLNSADNTLEGYSDEGKLTAVTDLKDNPSQAAMNGMKSVISEKNGKLNPSYKIFAADGKLLTEQKYKLNKPIRLFDTGALFAYLDLQAPYSEQLQKLIDSIDSIEIVGYHPNNAKYIKNTTFNHKTNKVKIEVKDYTQNPALFTTTNLDIKTMSGTVESFYPSGKLSAVSTLKNGALNGETKAYYENGKLRFTGNYKDNKFDGIITSYSENGEINRQSEFKEDVLIKEIK; this is translated from the coding sequence ATGAAAAAAATTATATTACTTTTATTTACACTATTCAACCTTTTAGCTTATTCAGCAAAAACAGTTGATTATCAAGAGGTGGATAAGTATATCAGAGAAAAATTGGATAAAAATAAGGAAATTACTTTTGTTTATAAACTAAATAGTGCTGATAATACGCTAGAAGGATACAGTGATGAAGGAAAACTTACTGCTGTAACAGATTTAAAAGATAATCCCTCACAAGCTGCTATGAATGGTATGAAATCTGTAATTTCTGAAAAAAATGGAAAATTAAATCCTTCTTACAAAATTTTTGCTGCTGATGGAAAATTATTAACAGAACAAAAATACAAGTTAAATAAGCCTATAAGACTTTTTGACACAGGAGCATTATTTGCTTACTTAGATCTACAAGCCCCTTATAGTGAACAGTTACAAAAACTTATTGATAGCATTGACAGTATAGAAATAGTTGGATACCACCCAAATAATGCTAAATATATTAAAAATACAACTTTCAATCATAAAACTAATAAAGTAAAGATTGAAGTTAAAGATTATACTCAAAATCCAGCTTTATTTACAACTACTAATCTTGATATCAAAACTATGAGTGGAACAGTTGAAAGTTTTTATCCTAGTGGTAAATTAAGTGCTGTTAGTACTTTAAAAAATGGTGCTTTAAATGGAGAAACTAAAGCTTACTATGAAAATGGTAAATTAAGATTTACAGGTAATTATAAAGATAATAAATTTGATGGTATCATAACTTCATATTCTGAAAATGGAGAAATAAATCGTCAAAGTGAATTTAAAGAAGATGTACTTATAAAAGAAATTAAATAA
- the rpmF gene encoding 50S ribosomal protein L32 → MAVPKKKTSKAKKNMRRSHHALTAIGLVTCEKCGAPKRQHRVCLECGDYKGTQVLETAE, encoded by the coding sequence ATGGCAGTACCTAAGAAAAAGACTTCTAAAGCTAAGAAAAATATGAGAAGATCACACCATGCACTAACTGCAATAGGTTTAGTAACTTGTGAAAAATGTGGAGCTCCTAAAAGACAACATAGAGTTTGTTTAGAATGTGGAGATTACAAAGGAACTCAAGTTTTAGAAACAGCTGAATAA
- the ychF gene encoding redox-regulated ATPase YchF — translation MIGIGIVGLPNVGKSTLFNAITKAGAAEAANYPFCTIEPNVGVVTVPDERLNELAKIINPQKIVAATVEFIDIAGLVKGASKGEGRGNKFLSNIRSTSAICQVVRCFDDDNITHVDGSVDPLRDIDVINTELIFADIETVDKAIEKHEKLARNKIKESVELMSVLPKVKKHLEEFKLLKTLDLTNDEKQILKNYQLLTLKPMIFAANVAEDDLATGNKYVDLVREFAKGVGSEVVVVSAKVESELQEMDEESKKEFLEALGVKEAGLNRLIRAGFKLLGLQTYFTAGVKEVRAWTIRIGDTAPKAAGEIHTDFEKGFIRAKVVSYDDFIKYSGWKGSQENGVLRLEGKEYIVHDGDLMEFLFNV, via the coding sequence ATGATAGGTATAGGAATTGTGGGGCTACCAAATGTTGGAAAGTCTACATTATTTAATGCAATAACGAAGGCAGGAGCAGCAGAGGCAGCAAACTATCCTTTTTGTACAATAGAACCAAATGTTGGAGTGGTAACTGTTCCAGATGAAAGATTAAATGAGCTTGCTAAAATAATAAATCCTCAAAAGATCGTAGCAGCAACTGTCGAATTTATTGATATAGCTGGACTTGTAAAAGGAGCTTCAAAAGGAGAAGGTAGAGGAAATAAATTTTTATCAAATATAAGAAGTACCTCTGCTATATGTCAAGTGGTAAGATGTTTTGATGATGATAATATAACTCATGTTGATGGTAGTGTTGATCCATTAAGAGATATTGATGTTATCAATACAGAATTAATTTTTGCAGACATAGAAACAGTTGATAAAGCAATAGAAAAACATGAAAAATTAGCAAGAAATAAAATAAAAGAATCAGTAGAACTTATGTCAGTTTTACCAAAAGTGAAGAAACACCTTGAAGAATTCAAACTTTTAAAGACACTAGATTTAACAAATGATGAAAAACAAATATTAAAAAATTATCAATTACTTACTTTAAAACCAATGATATTTGCGGCTAATGTTGCTGAAGATGATTTAGCAACTGGGAATAAATATGTTGATTTAGTTAGAGAATTTGCAAAGGGTGTAGGTTCAGAAGTCGTTGTAGTTTCTGCAAAAGTAGAATCTGAATTACAAGAGATGGATGAAGAAAGTAAAAAAGAATTTTTAGAGGCTTTAGGAGTTAAAGAAGCAGGACTTAATAGACTTATAAGAGCAGGATTCAAACTTTTAGGGCTACAAACATATTTTACAGCAGGTGTAAAGGAAGTTAGGGCTTGGACTATAAGGATAGGAGATACAGCACCTAAGGCAGCAGGAGAAATTCACACAGACTTTGAAAAAGGATTTATAAGAGCAAAGGTTGTTTCTTATGATGACTTTATTAAATATTCTGGTTGGAAAGGTTCTCAAGAAAATGGAGTGTTAAGACTTGAAGGAAAAGAATATATTGTCCATGATGGAGATTTAATGGAATTTTTATTTAATGTGTAA